In Etheostoma cragini isolate CJK2018 chromosome 9, CSU_Ecrag_1.0, whole genome shotgun sequence, the following are encoded in one genomic region:
- the LOC117949952 gene encoding uncharacterized protein LOC117949952 isoform X2, producing the protein MARLCCTGGRLLLLILTLVLSAEARDRRPMTLRRTKREWILPPAKLMENTDYTNRAFIAKIRSDKSENTEVKYYLSGPGADKPPYNLFVVDPTNGFVRITGMLDREKTPFYNLTGKALFKDGQAAEADIPLNVVVLDMNDNDPYFELHTGTIKEGSKKGAFVMQIEGKDDDEAGTVNSQIYYSIASQEPRGTGHMFTIDHQTGKVYVKEPTLDRETCDFYKLIVRGSDMGGAPGGRTGTGTVEIRVLDINDNIPTLEKSEYSGKVDENVADVVVMRIKALDKDLANTDNWVTVFEIAKGNENNLFSIETDRETNEGILKLIKAVDFEEVKNLELGLVITNVAPFVEGDAILMDVDLQIGEGGPLAGGTGGASGASTGAGGGAGGGAGVDLGVDLGLDAGGGVGVDLGLDAGLEGGLKPGVGAGLKPGVKPGKRPPPKSYPIKIAVNNVPEGPKFMPDTKKVPVSEDPNEAPKDGVITVFAAVDPDTGKPAEDVSYAKAYDPDNWFSIDKDTAEIKLNKVPDRESPFLVNGTYIAKILAITTDMPSKTATGTIAIQVLDNNDHCPTLTTARSTLCSNVTTVIVTGFDEDVSPNAAPFKFRIIPEGTQGSWDIEVINETSAALHSQEALWPGSYQLQVEVVDAKGLSCPANDIFTVDVCTCVDTGDCMVKAARLGSTSSKLSASAIGLMLAAMCLLLFILFLLLFCQCGGADTIFPDQFSDLQFGTKEHLMSYHTEGIGEDKEVPVHAVPVSLGTQKKVEHAPVPIFNMLTSKITGNQKTALYDESVYNFPETSQNVTEVDNIYRFTRESFNYDNGSAAFGTQTFGVQHTASLFDDIALPDAFLKDYYSQKAMCAVPLNDDPLEYSFEGQGSSAGSVGCCSLLESDNEDFLDNLGFKFKTLAEICSPPTTTPTPVLKHTMAGAVKTTVNVVEPVVKPKTEHSVETKHIDIKTEKVTSSTNISKSSVSTVNTTHPPSKVTNISHSASVPRQTQTVLLQQQPVYYTTSPVMQPMHYVVQPQLQNTVLLADGAPRANLPGMFVMSGSQSLSSGFLIRGPQGTPSGPVIQGTPTPNSPVSPVSPVSPSLFLPGGPGVPQVSVPAQGLKIVGPNPDGTYMLVKEKSSLGEVEGVDPGSPQGTLPRGAILVKEAVPPQGVLGPAARGSVYGILPGHTVAINGGVVAVNSNMGHTWVGQPGQVGLGPIPVLGVGVGQPRMGMGHVVALKPEVTQVGTWPAGINPVGIRQVSVNQFQGIQPLEQTTDAGVILKACRIDSPKEDKIRSVVNTIITAETAKTHPPSKEERIMKNLFRDDSARVQDMHDETVEGKQDVFTYTSEHDTTLHKEEPCTEESLGRHEEAPSKDEVVEEGKQISTVEGPKDKSPEVGLEPQSNIVTDYQSDRDLEEDVSPAEKVVSDVETNQVTAITDSMQADDNVEGMTPVTSDQEKVVQEQLLDSEVVVNAAGNELSATPPNKISIDTENVCEERSIPKQEAAPELKVDASEGNTIYQDQAKTDIVDAKARTQLQTVSPILTNQQEGDLNDSHLIPEEVQEEGSNVPTISTLEQHLQTGSSPGHKADENQLHMTSESGVDEDQVNADADIISDGEREEGVVSQQSLSTSGDQYEEIERQHALSSQIENISDDYFTDEEKDKDAVEEMGSQVQHNTGFSDDQDKDKEEDASCTSSQMDDTLMSDDNINVPENEEEEETPEEVVLSIQQNVSIIDWQNEEIEGEAVSERNSPLEDPHIADGNVDIDEKEEEIVEEVTSQMQPHLSISIDEEIRRVDAGSVIYQVEDQFIPEDNIRDGAKEEDTVEFGVSPQSPSTSNEQYKDIETQHALSSQIENISDDYVTDEEKDGDAVEEMGLQAQHNIGFTDDQDEDEEEDTSCTSSQMDDTLMSDHNVNVPENEEEEETLEEVVLSLQKNVSITDYQNEEIEGEAVSERNSPLEYQHIADGNVDIEEKEEEIVEEVTSQMQPHLSISHEENSD; encoded by the exons ATGGCTCGGCTCTGCTGCACAGGGGGACGGCTGCTTCTGCTGATCCTGACACTG GTGCTCAGCGCTGAGGCCAGAGACAGGAGGCCAATGACATTAAGGAGGACGAAGAGAGAGTGGATCCTTCCTCCTGCTAAGCTAATGGAGAACACAGACTACACCAACAGGGCCTTCATTGCCAAG ATTCGCTCTGATAAATCAGAAAATACGGAGGTGAAGTATTATCTCTCTGGACCAGGAGCTGACAAGCCACCCTACAACCTATTTGTGGTGGACCCTACCAACGGGTTTGTACGCATCACTGGTATGCTGGACCGGGAGAAAACTCCATTCTACAAT CTAACCGGGAAGGCTTTGTTCAAAGATGGACAAGCAGCAGAGGCGGACATCCCACTGAACGTCGTAGTCCTGGACATGAACGACAACGATCCTTATTTCGAGCTGCATACTGGCACTATCAAAGAGGGAAGCAAAAAAG GGGCCTTTGTTATGCAGATCGAGGGGAAAGATGATGACGAAGCTGGAACAGTTAATTCACAGATCTACTACTCCATCGCCAGCCAGGAGCCACGAGGCACAGGTCACATGTTCACCATAGACCATCAGACAGGCAAGGTGTACGTCAAGGAGCCCACCCTGGACAGAGAG ACTTGTGACTTCTACAAACTGATTGTACGAGGGAGTGATATGGGAGGGGCACCGGGGGGACGAACTGGGACAGGAACTGTGGAGATAAGAGTCCTGGACATCAATGATAACATCCCCACTCTGGAAAAATCTGAG TACAGTGGCAAAGTGGATGAAAATGTCGCTGATGTCGTTGTGATGAGAATTAAAGCACTGGACAAAGACCTTGCGAACACAGACAACTGGGTGACTGTCTTCGAGATCGCCAAAGGAAATGAGAATAATCTCTTCTCcattgagacagacagagaaaccaATGAGGGCATCCTCAAATTGATCAAG GCCGTGGATTTTGAAGAAGTCAAGAATCTTGAGCTTGGCCTGGTTATTACCAATGTAGCTCCTTTTGTGGAGGGGGACGCTATACTGATGGATGTGGACCTTCAGATTGGAGAGGGTGGTCCACTGGCTGGTGGAACCGGTGGCGCAAGTGGAGCTTCTACCGGAGCTGGTGGAGGTGCAGGTGGCGGTGCAGGGGTAGACCTAGGAGTAGACCTGGGGTTGGATGCAGGTGGGGGTGTAGGTGTGGACTTGGGCCTAGATGCTGGCCTTGAAGGAGGACTTAAGCCTGGAGTGGGTGCTGGACTTAAGCCAG GCGTCAAACCAGGAAAAAGGCCTCCACCAAAAAGCTATCCCATCAAGATAGCAGTGAATAATGTGCCAGAGGGTCCTAAGTTCATGCCTGACACCAAGAAGGTTCCTGTATCAGAGGATCCAAATGAAGCACCCAAGGATGGTGTGATCACAGTGTTTGCTGCTGTCGATCCAGACACCGGAAAACCCGCTGAAGATGTCAG TTACGCCAAAGCCTACGATCCAGACAACTGGTTTTCCATTGATAAAGACACAGCTGAGATTAAACTCAACAAGGTACCAGATAGAGAGTCGCCGTTCTTGGTGAATGGTACCTACATTGCCAAGATCCTAGCCATAACCACAG ACATGCCATCAAAGACAGCCACGGGAACAATAGCCATTCAAGTGTTGGATAACAATGACCACTGTCCCACCCTGACCACCGCCCGCAGCACTCTCTGCTCTAATGTCACAACTGTTATTGTTACTGGCTTTGATGAGGATGTGAGTCCCAACGCAGCTCCATTTAAATTCAGAATCATACCTGAAGGGACACAAGGCAGCTGGGACATAGAAGTCATCAATG AGACGAGTGCCGCTCTTCACTCCCAAGAGGCGCTGTGGCCCGGCTCATACCAGCtgcaggtggaggtggtggacGCTAAGGGTCTGTCTTGCCCGGCcaatgacatttttactgtGGACGTTTGTACCTGTGTGGACACAGGGGACTGCATGGTAAAGGCCGCCAGACTAGGAAGTACTTCCTCTAAGCTCTCTGCCTCAGCTATCGGCCTGATGCTAGCGGCAATGTGCTTACTGCTGT TCATCCTTTTTCTCCTGCTGTTCTGTCAGTGTGGAGGAGCAGACACCATCTTTCCTGACCAATTTAGTGATCTGCAATTTGGCACCAAAGAACACCTCATGTCCTACCACACTGAAGGCATAGGCGAGGATAAG gaagtGCCAGTCCACGCTGTTCCTGTCAGCTTGGGCACTCAGAAGAAAGTTGAGCATGCACCAGTGCCAATCTTCAACATGCTTACTTCCAAAATCACAGGAAATCAGAAAACTGCACTCTATGATGAATCTGTGTATAACTTTCCGGAAACCAGCCAAAATGTTACGGAGGTTGACAACATCTACCGGTTTACAAGGGAATCGTTCAACTATGACAATGGCAGTGCTGCATTTGGCACCCAAACGTTTGGTGTCCAACACACCGCATCTCTGTTTGATGATATAGCCCTACCTGACGCTTTTCTCAAAGATTACTACTCACAG AAAGCAATGTGTGCTGTCCCACTGAACGATGACCCTTTGGAGTATAGTTTTGAGGGCCAGGGCTCCTCTGCTGGCTCAGTGGGATGCTGCAGCCTCCTGGAGTCTGACAACGAAGACTTCCTCGATAACCTCGGGTTTAAATTCAAGACACTGGCTGAGATCTGTTCCCCTCCTACAACAACACCCACACCTGTCCTGAAACACACAATGGCAGGTGCTGTCAAAACCACGGTCAATGTTGTTGAACCTGTTGTTAAGCCCAAAACGGAGCACAGTGTTGAAACAAAGCACATcgatataaaaacagaaaaagtcacGTCATCTACTAACATCTCTAAATCATCTGTCAGCACAGTGAACACGACACATCCTCCCTCCAAGGTTACTAACATCAGTCATTCTGCTTCCGTGCCCCGTCAAACCCAGACAGTCTTACTTCAGCAGCAGCCAGTTTACTATACCACCAGCCCTGTAATGCAGCCCATGCACTATGTAGTTCAGCCACAACTTCAGAACACGGTTTTGCTGGCAGATGGGGCCCCTAGAGCCAATTTACCTGGCATGTTTGTAATGAGCGGGTCCCAGAGTCTTTCTTCTGGATTCCTAATCAGGGGACCCCAAGGCACTCCTTCTGGGCCAGTTATCCAGGGCACTCCAACCCCAAACAGCCCTGTCAGCCCTGTAAGTCCAGTAAGCCCCTCCCTGTTTCTACCTGGTGGACCAGGTGTGCCTCAGGTCTCAGTCCCTGCGCAGGGTTTGAAAATAGTAGGGCCAAATCCTGATGGTACATATATGTTAGTTAAAGAAAAGAGTAGTCTGGGTGAGGTAGAGGGGGTGGATCCAGGCTCACCTCAGGGCACTTTGCCCAGAGGTGCTATCCTGGTTAAAGAGGCTGTTCCCCCTCAGGGGGTGTTAGGCCCAGCAGCCCGGGGGAGTGTGTATGGCATTCTGCCAGGACACACTGTTGCTATAAATGGGGGGGTTGTTGCAGTAAACAGCAATATGGGGCATACATGGGTTGGGCAGCCGGGGCAGGTGGGGTTAGGGCCGATCCCTGTTTTGGGAGTTGGTGTTGGGCAGCCAAGAATGGGAATGGGACATGTGGTAGCATTGAAGCCTGAAGTCACACAGGTTGGAACTTGGCCAGCTGGGATAAATCCAGTTGGGATTAGGCAGGTCAGTGTAAACCAGTTCCAAGGAATTCAGCCATTGGAGCAAACAACGGATGCCGGTGTAATTCTAAAAGCCTGTAGAATAGATTCACCAAAGGAAGACAAGATCAGGAGTGTTGTGAATACTATCATTACTGCTGAAACAGCTAAAACTCATCCTCCTTCAAAGGAAGAACGTATCATGAAAAATTTGTTTAGGGATGACAGTGCTCGAGTTCAGGACATGCATGATGAGACAGTTGAAGGAAAGCAAGATGTGTTCACCTACACATCAGAGCATGACACAACACTACACAAAGAGGAACCTTGCACAGAAGAAAGTTTGGGCAGACATGAAGAAGCACCTTCCAAGGATGAAGTAGTAGAAGAAGGAAAACAGATCAGCACAGTTGAAGGTCCAAAGGACAAAAGTCCTGAAGTTGGATTGGAACCTCAATCAAACATAGTCACAGATTATCAAAGTGACAGGGACCTGGAGGAAGATGTCAGTCCAGCAGAGAAAGTTGTTTCAGACGTAGAAACAAATCAGGTCACTGCCATTACTGATAGTATGCAGGCAGATGATAATGTGGAGGGAATGACTCCTGTAACCAGTGATCAGGAGAAGGTTGTGCAGGAGCAACTGTTGGATTCTGAAGTGGTTGTCAATGCTGCAGGTAACGAATTGTCTGCAACTCCGCCAAATAAGATTTCAATAGACACCGAGAATGTGTGTGAAGAGAGGTCCATCCCTAAACAAGAAGCAGCACCAGAACTAAAGGTGGATGCTAGTGAAGGGAATACAATCTACCAAGATCAAGCAAAGACAGATATTGTTGATGCTAAAGCAAGAACACAATTGCAAACTGTGAGCCCTATTTTAactaaccaacaagaaggagaTCTGAATGATTCACATTTGATACCAGAGGAAGTACAGGAAGAGGGCTCTAATGTGCCAACCATTTCAACATTAGAGCAACATCTGCAAACCGGCAGTAGCCCTGGGCACAAAGCAGACGAAAATCAACTTCATATGACATCAGAATCAGGAGTAGATGAGGATCAAGTCAATGCAGATGCAGACATTATtagtgatggagagagagaagagggtgTTGTGTCACAGCAGAGTCTCAGCACCTCTGGTGACCAATATGAAGAAATTGAAAGGCAACATGCTTTGAGTTCTCAAATTGAGAATATATCAGATGACTATTTTACTgatgaagagaaagacaaagatgCTGTGGAGGAAATGGGGTCACAGGTACAGCACAATACAGGCTTCTCAGATGaccaagacaaagacaaagaagaagatgcATCATGCACGAGTTCTCAAATGGATGACACCTTAATGTCAGATGATAACATAAATGTTCCAgagaatgaggaggaggaagagactCCAGAGGAAGTGGTGTTATCTATACAGCAAAATGTCAGCATCATAGACTGGCAAAATGAAGAGATTGAAGGTGAAGCTGTATCAGAAAGAAATTCTCCTTTGGAGGATCCCCACATTGCAGATGGAAATGTGGATATTGacgagaaagaagaggaaattgTGGAGGAAGTGACATCACAAATGCAGCCACATCTTAGCATTTCCATTGATGAAGAGATTAGAAGAGTAGATGCAGGAAGTGTGATTTACCAAGTGGAGGATCAGTTTATCCCAGAAGACAACATAAGAGATGGAGCGAAAGAGGAGGATACTGTGGAGTTTGGAGTGTCACCGCAGAGTCCCAGCACATCAAATGAGCAATATAAAGACATTGAAACACAACATGCGTTGAGTTCTCAAATTGAGAACATCTCAGATGACTATGTTACTGAtgaagagaaagatggagatgcTGTGGAGGAAATGGGGTTACAGGCACAGCACAATATAGGCTTCACAGATGACCAAGatgaagacgaagaagaagacaCATCATGCACGAGTTCTCAAATGGATGATACCTTAATGTCAGATCATAACGTAAATGTTCCAgagaatgaggaggaggaggagactcTAGAGGAAGTGGTGTTATCTTTACAGAAAAATGTTAGCATCACAGACTACCAAAATGAAGAGATTGAAGGTGAAGCCGTATCAGAAAGAAATTCTCCTTTGGAGTATCAGCACATTGCAGACGGCAATGTGGATattgaagagaaagaagaggaaattgTGGAGGAAGTGACATCACAAATGCAACCACATCTTAGCATCTCCCATGAAGAGAATAGTGATTAG